In Halorientalis sp. LT38, a genomic segment contains:
- the hmgA gene encoding hydroxymethylglutaryl-CoA reductase (NADPH) has translation MTDPSELAARVRDGELRLHELEAHADPETAAAARRAFVESETDTDLETVGSYAFEAENADPNIENMIGGAQVPMGVVGPVEIDGGSVDGERYLPMATTEGALLASVNRGCSAIRSAGGATARVLKNGMTRAPVFTVEDVGEAATVAAWVRENTDQLAEAAESTTSHGELTDVTPYVVGDSVFLRFVYDTKDAMGMNMATIATEEACGVVESETPASLVALSGNLCTDKKPAAINAIEGRGRTVAADVLLPHDLVEERLDTTADAIAEANTRKNLVGSAKAGSLGFNAHAANVIAAAFLALGQDIAQVVEGSNAITTVEEREEGLYASVTIASLEVGTVGGGTGLPTQAEALDVVGVGGGGDPAGSNADALAEVIATAALAGELSLLAALASRHLSSAHAELGR, from the coding sequence ATGACCGACCCGTCAGAGCTCGCCGCACGCGTCCGCGACGGCGAGCTCCGACTCCACGAACTGGAGGCCCACGCCGACCCGGAGACGGCCGCCGCGGCCCGCCGGGCCTTCGTCGAGAGCGAGACAGACACCGACCTCGAGACAGTCGGATCGTACGCGTTCGAGGCCGAAAACGCCGACCCCAATATCGAGAACATGATCGGCGGGGCGCAGGTCCCGATGGGCGTCGTCGGCCCCGTGGAGATCGACGGCGGGAGCGTCGACGGCGAGCGCTACCTTCCGATGGCGACGACCGAGGGGGCGCTGCTCGCGAGCGTCAACCGCGGCTGCTCGGCCATCCGATCGGCCGGCGGCGCGACCGCGCGCGTCCTCAAGAACGGGATGACCCGCGCGCCCGTGTTCACGGTCGAAGACGTCGGCGAAGCCGCGACCGTGGCCGCCTGGGTCCGCGAGAACACGGACCAGCTGGCCGAGGCCGCCGAGTCGACCACCAGCCACGGCGAGCTCACCGACGTGACCCCCTACGTCGTCGGCGACTCGGTCTTCCTCCGGTTCGTCTACGACACGAAGGACGCGATGGGAATGAACATGGCCACCATCGCCACGGAGGAGGCCTGCGGCGTCGTCGAAAGCGAGACGCCTGCCTCCCTCGTCGCGCTCTCGGGCAACCTCTGTACGGACAAGAAGCCCGCGGCGATCAACGCCATCGAGGGCCGGGGCCGCACCGTCGCCGCCGACGTGCTCCTCCCCCACGACCTCGTCGAGGAGCGCCTCGACACGACCGCCGACGCCATCGCGGAGGCCAACACCCGCAAGAACCTCGTCGGGAGCGCGAAAGCGGGGAGCCTGGGGTTCAACGCCCACGCCGCGAACGTCATCGCCGCCGCGTTCCTCGCGCTGGGCCAGGACATCGCCCAGGTCGTCGAGGGTTCGAACGCCATCACCACAGTCGAAGAGCGCGAGGAGGGGCTCTACGCCAGCGTCACGATCGCCTCCCTCGAAGTCGGTACCGTCGGTGGCGGGACGGGCCTGCCCACGCAGGCCGAGGCCCTCGACGTGGTCGGCGTCGGCGGCGGCGGCGACCCCGCCGGCAGCAACGCCGACGCGCTCGCGGAAGTGATCGCGACGGCGGCGCTAGCGGGCGAACTCTCCCTGCTGGCGGCGCTGGCCTCCCGGCACCTCTCCAGCGCCCACGCGGAACTGGGTCGGTGA